From one Lotus japonicus ecotype B-129 chromosome 3, LjGifu_v1.2 genomic stretch:
- the LOC130746593 gene encoding dof zinc finger protein DOF1.7-like: MQDPTAAFQQPMKPQFPEQEQQQLKCPRCDSINTKFCYYNNYNLSQPRHYCKNCKRYWTKGGSLRNIPVGGGSRKTTKRSSSTSKRSSSSSSSPSPSISSATNPAATVSEPTRVHTDPVGGGSLSFSSLLASNGHFGSLFEGMNSSMSGLKMVKMGEFGENVMGSDPVVKSGSGSDPELEMQSNGSSECFLGMRNGDSSSWNNGGGYGWSDLAMYTPGSSFQ, from the coding sequence ATGCAAGACCCAACAGCAGCATTTCAACAACCCATGAAGCCCCAGTTCCCAGAACAAGAACAACAGCAGCTGAAATGCCCACGTTGTGACTCCATCAACACCAAGTTCTGCTACTACAACAACTACAACCTCTCTCAGCCACGCCATTACTGCAAGAACTGCAAAAGGTACTGGACCAAAGGTGGCTCCCTCAGAAACATCCCAGTTGGTGGTGGCTCCAGAAAGACCACAAAGCGTTCATCATCAACCTCCAAAcgttcttcttcatcatcatcttcccctTCACCTTCAATCTCTTCTGCAACAAATCCTGCAGCAACAGTGTCTGAACCGACCCGGGTCCACACTGACCCGGTTGGTGGAGGGAGTTTGAGTTTCAGTTCTCTTCTTGCATCAAATGGGCATTTTGGGAGTCTCTTTGAGGGTATGAATTCAAGCATGTCAGGTTTGAAAATGgtgaaaatgggtgagtttggGGAGAATGTGATGGGTTCTGACCCGGTTGTGAAGTCGGGTTCGGGTAGTGACCCTGAGTTGGAGATGCAGAGTAATGGGAGCTCAGAATGCTTTCTGGGTATGAGAAATGGTGATTCAAGCTCTTGGAATAATGGTGGTGGTTATGGTTGGTCTGATCTTGCAATGTACACACCTGGCTCCAGCTTTCAGTAG